The following proteins are encoded in a genomic region of Cyclonatronum proteinivorum:
- the xrtX gene encoding exosortase X, whose protein sequence is MIDFKGNKPIFVFAGKLLAWFAVWYLFYEVWLLPDGRLDAFLSVNIVEVAAGLLGLGSFELFQANRVIGITGTNGIIVVNGCNGLEAIGLFIGFVMSYPGDAIKRALFIPMGIFVIYLVNVFRIAALVLIQYYYPAGFDFAHDYSTSAIFYLAIFAMWVIWINFGHKPKWGKLAA, encoded by the coding sequence ATGATTGATTTTAAGGGCAATAAACCCATATTTGTCTTTGCCGGAAAGTTGCTGGCATGGTTTGCCGTATGGTACCTTTTTTATGAGGTGTGGCTGCTCCCCGATGGCAGGCTTGACGCGTTTTTGTCCGTCAATATCGTCGAGGTTGCTGCAGGTTTGCTGGGTTTAGGCAGTTTTGAGCTGTTTCAGGCCAACCGGGTGATTGGCATTACGGGCACCAACGGTATTATCGTCGTGAACGGCTGCAACGGCCTTGAAGCAATCGGCTTGTTTATTGGCTTTGTGATGTCTTATCCCGGCGACGCCATCAAAAGAGCGCTGTTCATCCCCATGGGCATTTTTGTGATTTATCTGGTGAATGTGTTTCGGATTGCGGCCCTCGTACTGATTCAGTATTACTACCCTGCCGGCTTCGACTTTGCACACGATTACTCGACCTCCGCAATTTTTTATCTCGCTATTTTTGCCATGTGGGTGATCTGGATTAACTTTGGTCACAAGCCCAAATGGGGGAAGCTGGCAGCATGA